The following proteins are co-located in the Syntrophorhabdaceae bacterium genome:
- a CDS encoding AMP-binding protein — MREFENEYTFTRFEEMAERYSDHTALVYLGERFTYGRLSTLIDKFAYGLMNIVGIKKQDKVLLYIPNCPQWIIANFAINKIGAVIVPVSPIYTAYEISYMVKDADVKAIICLDTNFGYVKEVMRETGLDKVIVTNLVDLLPPWKRFIGYMFDKVPRGVVEKTKEVIPFNQILYKSLLKPPKVDIDAYNDLAYIMYTGGTTGFPKGVPGNHAGEVSYINDIMEDVIDDHVDEGKDSVLMINPLFHIMAKGFAIAFGFNFGNTVVLMPTPEVDAVLAAIERYNIKWMLGVPALYRMILENDRLDQYNLGSLRYCYCGGDALPVEVFKTWKERYHIPLYQVYGSTEIGHVTYSLLDREPGPKTIGTPLKTRKCVVADQETLQPLPQGEVGELLITSPYTIKQYWKKPEETARSFVNLNGSIYYRMGDFVSMTEDGQLQFMERTADVIKYKAYRVSASEVEAALQDHPTVIGACVVGIPDPKVGERIKAIVVLKEDAKGVGSTELIRWCRDRLAPYKVPQYIEFRDMLPKSKVGKLLRREIRDEEKRRLEKEKKKG; from the coding sequence ATGAGAGAATTTGAAAATGAATACACATTTACCCGTTTTGAGGAGATGGCAGAACGCTATTCAGACCATACTGCCCTGGTATATTTAGGGGAAAGATTTACCTATGGAAGGCTCTCAACACTCATTGATAAGTTTGCTTATGGCCTAATGAATATTGTGGGAATAAAAAAACAGGACAAAGTCCTACTTTATATCCCAAATTGTCCCCAATGGATAATAGCCAACTTTGCCATCAATAAGATAGGGGCTGTTATTGTCCCTGTATCGCCTATTTATACTGCCTATGAGATTTCATATATGGTTAAGGATGCTGACGTAAAGGCAATAATATGTCTTGATACTAATTTTGGCTATGTCAAGGAGGTAATGAGGGAGACAGGGCTTGACAAGGTTATAGTGACAAATCTTGTAGACCTACTACCACCGTGGAAAAGATTCATAGGCTATATGTTTGATAAGGTACCAAGAGGTGTTGTGGAAAAGACTAAAGAGGTTATACCTTTTAATCAGATACTCTATAAGAGCCTTTTAAAGCCCCCCAAGGTGGATATAGATGCTTACAATGACCTGGCATACATTATGTATACAGGTGGCACAACTGGGTTTCCCAAAGGTGTCCCTGGAAATCATGCAGGCGAGGTATCATATATAAATGATATTATGGAAGATGTAATAGATGATCATGTGGATGAGGGAAAGGATAGTGTCCTTATGATCAACCCTCTTTTTCATATAATGGCAAAGGGTTTTGCAATAGCCTTTGGTTTTAATTTTGGAAATACTGTGGTGTTGATGCCTACTCCAGAGGTGGATGCAGTTTTAGCTGCCATAGAGAGGTATAATATAAAATGGATGCTTGGGGTCCCTGCTTTATACAGGATGATCCTGGAGAATGATAGACTTGACCAGTATAATCTTGGTTCATTGAGATACTGTTATTGTGGTGGAGATGCCCTTCCAGTTGAGGTCTTCAAGACTTGGAAAGAACGTTATCATATACCTCTTTATCAAGTCTATGGCTCCACAGAGATAGGACATGTCACATACAGCCTCCTTGATCGTGAACCAGGGCCTAAGACAATTGGAACCCCATTAAAGACAAGAAAGTGCGTTGTAGCAGATCAGGAAACCCTTCAACCACTCCCCCAGGGTGAAGTGGGTGAGCTTCTCATCACTTCACCCTATACTATTAAACAATACTGGAAAAAGCCAGAGGAGACAGCCCGTTCTTTTGTAAATCTAAACGGCTCTATTTATTATCGTATGGGTGATTTTGTATCCATGACAGAGGATGGCCAGCTACAATTTATGGAAAGGACTGCCGATGTTATAAAATATAAGGCATATAGGGTCTCTGCATCAGAGGTAGAAGCTGCCTTACAAGACCATCCAACAGTCATAGGTGCATGCGTTGTTGGTATACCTGATCCTAAGGTAGGGGAACGTATCAAGGCTATTGTTGTATTAAAAGAGGATGCCAAAGGGGTTGGGAGCACAGAACTTATAAGATGGTGTAGAGATAGGCTTGCCCCATATAAGGTCCCACAATATATAGAATTCAGGGATATGCTTCCCAAATCAAAGGTAGGAAAGTTACTGAGGCGTGAGATAAGGGATGAGGAAAAGAGAAGACTGGAAAAGGAAAAGAAAAAGGGTTAA
- a CDS encoding ABC transporter ATP-binding protein: MFEAREMMVFYENMLALNNVSLQCEEGKIIGVFGSNSAGKSTLMYALSGIILDIKKKEEMRGGERISVFGSIFLDGENMTELKPHRRAKKGIILCPERRRIFPESSVLENLKIGAYLSTRRQANENIDYVLNLFPRLKDHLNRQGGFLSGGEQQMLAIGRALMANPKILLLDEPLLGLSPAYQKIVIDGTREIRDTKGISIIITEQYARPVLPIIDYGYIMENGSSVLSGTKEELMDNPDVKSAYFGV, translated from the coding sequence ATGTTTGAAGCTCGTGAAATGATGGTTTTTTATGAAAATATGCTTGCCCTTAACAATGTGAGTCTTCAATGTGAAGAGGGCAAAATCATCGGTGTTTTCGGATCTAATAGTGCAGGGAAGAGCACCCTTATGTATGCCCTCTCAGGGATCATCCTTGACATAAAGAAAAAAGAGGAGATGAGAGGGGGGGAGCGTATCAGTGTATTTGGTAGTATTTTTCTTGATGGCGAGAATATGACTGAGCTAAAGCCCCATAGGCGGGCAAAAAAAGGCATTATACTCTGTCCTGAGAGGAGGAGGATCTTCCCGGAGAGTTCGGTCCTCGAAAATCTTAAAATAGGTGCCTATCTCTCCACGAGGAGACAGGCAAATGAGAACATTGATTATGTATTGAATTTATTTCCAAGGCTGAAGGATCACCTAAATCGACAGGGTGGGTTCTTAAGCGGTGGTGAACAGCAGATGCTCGCCATAGGCAGGGCTCTTATGGCCAACCCTAAGATACTCCTCCTTGATGAACCACTTCTGGGTTTAAGCCCTGCATATCAAAAGATAGTAATAGATGGCACAAGGGAGATAAGGGATACAAAGGGTATAAGTATAATCATTACAGAACAATATGCCAGGCCGGTTCTACCTATTATCGATTATGGGTATATCATGGAGAATGGTTCCAGTGTTCTTTCCGGGACAAAAGAGGAATTGATGGACAACCCTGATGTCAAATCAGCGTATTTCGGTGTATAA
- a CDS encoding ABC transporter ATP-binding protein, which yields MNDNIIISVKGISKSFGGLKALIDVSFEVRAGEIYGIIGPNGSGKTTLINCITGFIRPNAGHVSFRGHDITNMPPHKIAHMGIARTFQIMRPYYSLPAFKNLIVPLWSPRARKTGGWRGGGKHGDRDTVAVDILEEIGFERDSRVPYKLASTLPTGYQKRLELARCIALRPEIIFCDEVFSGLSMSEIASMLPLIEKLKMDGITLIMVEHRLRELFRVADRVMALNFGEKIAEGVYSEVIEDKRVKEAYLGSEEV from the coding sequence ATGAATGACAATATTATTATATCAGTTAAGGGGATCAGTAAGTCTTTCGGTGGTTTAAAGGCACTTATAGATGTGAGTTTTGAAGTCCGTGCCGGTGAGATATACGGAATTATAGGACCTAATGGTTCTGGTAAGACAACCCTTATAAACTGCATAACAGGTTTTATAAGGCCTAATGCAGGTCACGTATCCTTTAGAGGCCATGATATAACAAATATGCCCCCTCACAAGATTGCCCATATGGGTATTGCAAGGACATTCCAGATAATGAGACCTTATTATTCTTTGCCTGCCTTTAAAAACCTTATTGTGCCTTTATGGTCTCCCAGGGCAAGGAAGACAGGTGGATGGCGAGGAGGGGGAAAACACGGAGACAGGGATACAGTGGCAGTGGATATCCTTGAGGAGATTGGTTTTGAAAGGGACTCCAGGGTCCCCTATAAGCTTGCATCCACATTGCCTACAGGATATCAAAAGAGGCTTGAGCTTGCCAGGTGTATTGCCTTGAGACCTGAGATCATATTCTGTGATGAGGTGTTTTCAGGGCTGAGCATGAGTGAGATTGCAAGTATGCTTCCTCTTATTGAGAAGCTCAAAATGGATGGTATTACCCTTATCATGGTTGAACATCGCCTAAGAGAATTGTTCAGGGTGGCTGACAGGGTTATGGCACTGAATTTTGGCGAAAAGATTGCCGAAGGTGTCTACAGCGAGGTGATAGAGGACAAAAGGGTAAAAGAGGCCTATTTAGGAAGTGAAGAGGTATAA